From the genome of Methanobrevibacter ruminantium:
CAATAATATAATAATTTCATTATAGATTTCTTCACTGACACCTACATTTTTCATATAGAATTTGCTATCATAATCAGCGTAATTCCTAAATCTTCTAATTTTTCTCAAGTTTTCACCTAAGGCTTTCTCATCACCATAAGATTTTTCCAATTCATTTATTAGAAATGAATGAGAACAATTGGAAGGAACTGTTTTTTGATATTTATCTTCATAATAATTCTTCACTAAGCCAAAAGCTGCATAATAAAAACGGCCTACAGCAGAACGTTGATACTCTTCCTTTTTGGAAATATTTTTCATACATCTTCCAACATCATAAAATTTATCCCAAGTGAAAGTCAAAACAATACCTCCACTAATAGCAAACGCTTTACCTTGCAGTTAGAGACTTTCAAGCCATCTATTTCCCTTTCTAAATCATGCAACTTTTTACGATTGGTTTTGAATTCCTTTTCATCACCATGAATGCATAGCATCAAATCTTCCAAATCCTTTATTTCAGGATCTGTTGCATATGATAATGAATAGAAATAATCTGGAAAATAAGATTCAAGCAAAGGATAGACTTTCTCAATTAACTCCAATAACCCAGTATTGGAACGAATAAAATCAATAATCTCTTTTTGATTGATTAATTTAAAATTATCTAATATGCAATCTCTTTTATTTTCTTCAATTAACATACTATCACTTGTATCAAATCATATATCAACTAAAAGTAATGGTTAACATTACAATTAGAAACTTTCAATTTCTCTATTTCATTTTCTAATTCTTTTAATCTCAAACAATCCTCATCATAAACTTTTTCATCCCCATTAATAAATAGCATGATATGCTCGAGATTGATAATTTCAGGATCTATTGAATATAATAAACAATAAGAATATTTTGGAAAATAGCTTTTTAGCAAAGGATATGCTTTTCTATTAATTCCAATAAACCATTATGAGAACTTATAAAATTTATTATCTCATCACGATTTATCAATTTAAAATTATCCAATACACACCCCTTTTTACTTTCATGTATTATCAAAATATCACCTTTTTTAAAAATTAATTAAATATCTTTATTTCTTAAATAATAGTTTAAAAAAAGTTATATTTAAATGTAACTAAACTAAAAAGTCTTTTTAACGAAATTAAATCAATTTTATAGTGATACAGTAAAATTAGAGTGATTTTAACAGATATAGTTTTATATAGTAAACCATAGGAAAATGAAAAAATTATAATAAAAAAAAGAAAAATTATGGAAATCTATTCATTGCTCTTCAAGGATTCAACCATATTCACCTTCTTGATCTTTCTTGAAAATGCTAGATTAACAAGAACAGACAATCCAAAGGTAATGAGGAAACTAACAACAAAATTCCATAAGTAAATGTTGATTGGGAAGCAATACTCATCACCAGTTGACCCCATCATGA
Proteins encoded in this window:
- a CDS encoding HEPN domain-containing protein, whose protein sequence is MTFTWDKFYDVGRCMKNISKKEEYQRSAVGRFYYAAFGLVKNYYEDKYQKTVPSNCSHSFLINELEKSYGDEKALGENLRKIRRFRNYADYDSKFYMKNVGVSEEIYNEIIILLNNLNKKSKR